One window of the Nicotiana tabacum cultivar K326 chromosome 4, ASM71507v2, whole genome shotgun sequence genome contains the following:
- the LOC142180216 gene encoding protein SOMBRERO-like — protein MGCSSRCPMGNRFHPTDREVLKYLIGFVRDEPLPCQNELMQQTDLYADKEPWQIFEAYDDHSTNKTRYFITPQKKEKPTWKSVPRTVEKGAWKPQSKGLEVFDDKGRLMGFVKSLKYIPPNKSPNNVNGEWLMTEYSLYDCYLGAREIKNKGFVVCKIKKKENPDDKKKGKTVVNNEIIRDVEEFINSALQEDNYGMWNDILVAMDDDQKNIEYIEGDELGDQLLALLGSEVNAEYIEWDEVEDDQLANLLDSADDIDLDAIEFI, from the coding sequence ATGGGATGTTCTTCTCGTTGTCCGATGGGTAATCGCTTTCATCCAACGGATAGGGAAGTGTTGAAGTATCTGATAGGGTTTGTGAGAGACGAGCCCCTTCCATGTCAGAACGAGCTCATGCAGCAGACCGATCTTTACGCGGACAAGGAACCTTGGCAGATTTTCGAAGCTTATGATGATCATAGCACCAATAAAACTCGTTATTTCATAACGCCGCAAAAGAAAGAGAAGCCAACTTGGAAAAGTGTTCCACGAACTGTTGAGAAGGGCGCTTGGAAACCTCAAAGCAAAGGCCTAGAAGTGTTTGATGATAAAGGGAGACTCATGGGCTTCGTGAAAAGTTTGAAGTACATTCCCCCAAACAAATCGCCAAACAACGTTAATGGCGAGTGGTTGATGACTGAATACTCTTTGTATGATTGTTATCTCGGTGCTAGAGAGATTAAGAACAAAGGTTTCGTAGTTTGTAAGATCAAGAAGAAGGAAAACCCCGATgataagaaaaaaggaaaaacggTAGTTAATAATGAGATTATTAGAGACGTTGAAGAATTTATCAATTCCGCTCTACAGGAAGACAACTATGGAATGTGGAATGATATACTTGTCGCAATGGATGATGATCAAAAGAATATTGAATACATAGAGGGAGACGAACTTGGAGACCAATTACTTGCTCTGTTGGGTTCCGAAGTTAATGCCGAATACATAGAGTGGGATGAAGTCGAAGACGATCAACTTGCTAATTTATTGGATTCCGCAGACGATATTGATCTGGATGCTATAGAATTTATCTAA